Proteins from a single region of Nodularia sp. LEGE 06071:
- the panD gene encoding aspartate 1-decarboxylase: protein MAKIRLMHAKLHKVCVTDANVNYVGSVTIDTELIDKVGILPLQEVEIWNVSNGNRLSTYVLPGEPGSGVICLNGAAAHLCDPGDFVIIAAYEECDRAEVFRTGHSARVLIADEHNRCQQFFYQTLAPSQGKLLFNSEST from the coding sequence ATGGCTAAAATTAGACTGATGCACGCTAAGTTACATAAAGTGTGCGTAACGGATGCAAATGTTAATTATGTAGGGAGTGTCACTATTGACACTGAATTGATCGATAAGGTGGGAATTCTGCCTTTGCAGGAGGTGGAAATTTGGAATGTTAGCAATGGCAACCGCTTGTCAACCTATGTGTTGCCAGGAGAGCCAGGAAGTGGTGTGATTTGTCTCAATGGTGCGGCGGCTCATTTGTGCGATCCTGGAGATTTTGTGATTATTGCTGCTTATGAAGAATGCGATCGCGCTGAAGTATTTCGCACTGGACACTCGGCGCGAGTGCTGATTGCTGATGAACACAATCGCTGTCAACAGTTTTTCTACCAGACTTTAGCTCCCAGCCAAGGCAAACTCCTATTTAACTCCGAGTCCACCTAA
- a CDS encoding metallophosphoesterase, producing MHWFLSGPLSIQRLTVKIADLPVSLEGKKLVQMSDFHYDGVRLSAEMLEQAIALSNQLKPDLVLLTGDYVTTTPEPIQALALRLKQLQSQAGIYAILGNHDIRHRQSKSTITNALTNIGINVLWNEIAYPFGKELPLVGLADRSSRQFNPTAVMNQLDPDIPRIVLSHNPDTAELLQAWRVDLQLSGHTHGGQIVIPGLGPILLCYQRIVESIPNQLRYRLPFARRKHVFIRHGEWAQGLHRVGNNQLYVNRGLGTYFPGRLFCPPEVTEIILQRT from the coding sequence ATGCACTGGTTTTTATCTGGACCGTTGAGTATACAAAGGTTGACGGTTAAGATTGCAGATTTACCTGTATCTTTAGAAGGTAAGAAATTGGTGCAGATGTCAGACTTTCACTATGATGGTGTGCGACTGTCGGCAGAAATGTTAGAACAGGCGATCGCACTCAGCAACCAATTAAAACCAGATTTAGTTTTATTGACTGGCGACTATGTAACCACAACCCCAGAACCCATTCAGGCGCTAGCCTTACGACTCAAACAGCTACAAAGTCAGGCTGGTATTTATGCCATATTGGGTAACCACGATATCCGTCACAGACAATCAAAAAGCACAATTACCAACGCCCTCACTAACATAGGAATTAACGTCCTGTGGAATGAAATCGCCTATCCTTTCGGAAAAGAATTACCATTAGTAGGACTAGCAGATCGTTCTTCCAGACAATTCAATCCCACAGCAGTCATGAACCAACTAGACCCTGACATACCTCGGATTGTGTTATCTCATAACCCGGATACTGCGGAGTTATTGCAAGCATGGCGAGTAGATTTACAATTATCTGGTCACACACACGGCGGCCAAATCGTGATTCCCGGACTAGGGCCGATATTACTTTGCTATCAAAGGATTGTGGAAAGTATACCCAATCAACTGCGGTATCGCTTACCTTTTGCGCGCAGAAAACACGTTTTTATCCGTCATGGGGAATGGGCGCAAGGTTTACATCGAGTCGGAAACAATCAGCTGTATGTCAATCGTGGTTTGGGAACTTATTTCCCAGGACGCTTATTTTGTCCCCCTGAAGTTACAGAAATTATCCTCCAAAGGACATAG
- a CDS encoding metallophosphoesterase — protein sequence MHWLFTGRLRVDKITVKIADLPQSLQGTKLVQLTDFHYDGVRISEELLAQAIAASNEAEPDIILLTGDYVTDDPTPIHELALRLKHLQSRCGIYAVLGNHDIHYKHSQAEITSALTSIDVHVLWNEIAYPLGQELPIVGLADYWSREFNPSPVMDRLHSGTPRIVLSHNPDTAKILEKWRVDLQLSGHTHGGHIVIPGLGPAIFHYQKLLKQLPKKVRRWEPLLLGDCSKVVKYWEWAKGFHQVSNNQLYVNRGLGTYRPGRLFCPPEVTVITLI from the coding sequence ATGCACTGGTTGTTTACGGGACGTTTAAGAGTAGATAAAATAACGGTTAAGATTGCGGACTTACCACAATCTTTGCAAGGTACAAAGCTGGTACAGTTGACAGACTTTCACTATGATGGTGTGAGAATTTCTGAAGAACTTTTAGCACAAGCGATCGCCGCTAGTAATGAAGCTGAACCCGATATAATTCTCTTAACTGGCGACTATGTAACCGACGATCCTACACCAATTCACGAACTAGCTTTACGACTGAAACATTTACAAAGTCGTTGCGGTATTTATGCCGTCCTCGGCAACCATGATATACATTACAAGCACTCCCAAGCAGAAATTACATCCGCCCTCACTAGCATTGATGTTCATGTCCTGTGGAATGAAATCGCCTATCCTTTAGGACAAGAGTTACCAATAGTAGGGCTAGCTGATTATTGGTCAAGGGAATTCAACCCCTCACCAGTTATGGATAGACTCCATTCAGGTACACCCCGCATTGTATTATCCCATAACCCAGATACTGCCAAAATTTTGGAAAAGTGGCGCGTTGATTTGCAACTATCTGGACATACCCACGGAGGTCATATTGTGATACCAGGACTTGGCCCTGCCATTTTTCATTATCAAAAGCTGCTGAAACAACTTCCTAAAAAAGTGCGCCGTTGGGAACCATTATTACTAGGAGATTGCTCAAAAGTCGTTAAATATTGGGAGTGGGCAAAAGGTTTTCACCAAGTGTCAAATAATCAATTATACGTCAATCGCGGCTTAGGAACTTATCGTCCAGGACGTTTATTTTGTCCACCCGAAGTTACTGTAATTACGTTAATTTAG
- a CDS encoding MerR family transcriptional regulator, translating into MLIGELSKKTNLSKDTIRFYEKMGLITASDQPAGSRIYKQYDATTVERLFLINKAKGLGFTLKEIKQLIDQWENDAIPPGEQIRIIESKLEQIAKKIQNLSEMKSYLAAKLRKLKQEADAVG; encoded by the coding sequence ATGTTGATTGGTGAACTGTCCAAGAAAACGAATTTATCGAAAGACACTATCCGCTTTTACGAAAAAATGGGGTTAATCACGGCAAGTGACCAGCCGGCTGGAAGCAGAATTTACAAACAATACGACGCAACAACGGTAGAACGTCTTTTTTTGATCAACAAGGCAAAAGGACTCGGATTTACTCTCAAAGAGATCAAACAGCTAATTGATCAATGGGAAAATGATGCAATTCCCCCAGGCGAACAAATCAGAATCATCGAGAGCAAACTTGAACAAATTGCTAAAAAGATCCAAAATCTGAGTGAAATGAAATCCTACTTAGCTGCCAAATTAAGGAAGTTGAAGCAAGAAGCAGATGCGGTTGGCTAA
- a CDS encoding SDR family oxidoreductase → MSKTVLITGASSGIGEATAKYFLQQGWNVAATMRSPRKTDNWAKGKNIIYPLLDVTKPETISAAIRETLEHFGHIEVLVNNAGYALMGPIEGVTSEQLEHQFQTNFFGLVSTIQTLLPVFRQQGRGTIINVSSIGGRLAFPLTSSYHATKWAVEGLSESIRYELRPFGIRVKIIEPGGIKTNFINHGTTWAKHPDYTEMVNRMKQFSEKVNDSLPEPEGVAKTIYRAATDGTQRLRYSPYGEVFFFLHAILPDRLWRSLVGNMMLGKMK, encoded by the coding sequence ATGAGTAAAACTGTGTTGATTACAGGTGCTTCTAGTGGGATTGGTGAAGCAACAGCCAAGTATTTTCTACAGCAAGGCTGGAACGTTGCCGCAACGATGCGTTCACCCAGGAAGACTGATAATTGGGCAAAGGGAAAGAACATAATATATCCGCTTCTTGATGTCACTAAACCTGAGACAATTTCTGCGGCAATTCGCGAGACATTAGAACATTTTGGACATATTGAAGTTTTGGTGAATAATGCAGGATATGCACTCATGGGACCAATTGAAGGTGTCACATCTGAGCAATTAGAACATCAGTTTCAAACTAATTTTTTTGGGCTTGTATCCACAATACAAACCCTCCTTCCCGTTTTTCGCCAACAGGGTAGAGGCACAATTATCAACGTGTCTTCTATTGGCGGTCGTCTCGCTTTCCCTCTGACATCTTCTTATCATGCAACAAAATGGGCTGTAGAGGGACTTTCTGAGTCTATACGCTATGAATTACGTCCCTTTGGCATTCGGGTGAAAATTATTGAACCGGGTGGAATTAAGACAAATTTTATCAATCACGGGACAACTTGGGCAAAGCATCCTGACTATACAGAAATGGTGAATCGGATGAAGCAGTTCAGTGAGAAGGTCAATGACTCTTTACCAGAACCGGAAGGCGTTGCTAAAACAATTTATCGGGCTGCAACCGACGGAACGCAAAGACTACGGTATTCTCCTTACGGCGAGGTTTTTTTCTTCTTACACGCAATACTTCCAGATAGATTATGGCGGTCTTTAGTCGGAAATATGATGCTGGGGAAAATGAAGTAA
- a CDS encoding J domain-containing protein, whose product MSDRLDINHAYEVLGLTPGASQAQVKQAYRKLVKIWHPDRFSDSQQKQEAEAKIKDINVAYNQLKSQQINTESAPSASPTSTSTDKINISVKRWDAESFYNCGVENANKGKYEEAIADFTKAIRLNPRYVEAYKYRGFVCSQLGFEYRAASDLNKAASLEQYGSNKSQYSRWAKSYKPVFRRKSLLSRWCQKIKKLLRMNRRSR is encoded by the coding sequence ATGAGCGATCGCCTTGATATAAATCATGCTTATGAAGTTTTAGGACTGACACCCGGTGCATCACAGGCACAGGTAAAGCAAGCTTACCGTAAGTTGGTGAAAATTTGGCATCCTGATCGCTTTTCTGATTCACAGCAAAAACAGGAAGCAGAGGCAAAAATTAAGGATATCAATGTAGCTTACAACCAACTCAAGTCTCAACAGATAAATACTGAAAGTGCGCCTTCTGCTTCGCCCACAAGTACTTCAACTGATAAAATAAACATATCTGTCAAGCGTTGGGATGCTGAAAGTTTTTATAACTGCGGAGTGGAGAATGCTAACAAAGGAAAATATGAGGAGGCGATCGCAGATTTTACCAAAGCCATTCGCCTCAATCCTCGTTATGTTGAAGCCTACAAATATCGGGGCTTCGTTTGTTCTCAATTAGGGTTTGAATATAGAGCCGCTTCAGATTTAAATAAAGCCGCATCCTTAGAACAGTATGGGAGCAATAAATCGCAATATTCCAGATGGGCAAAGTCATATAAGCCTGTGTTCCGGCGTAAATCTTTGTTATCAAGATGGTGTCAGAAAATTAAAAAGCTGTTGAGGATGAATAGGCGATCGCGATAA
- a CDS encoding tocopherol cyclase family protein, which yields MLTIPLNLLHSTQTPHSGYHWDGSSRRFFEGWYDRVTLPDCGQTFAFMYSIEDPIGGKPHSGGAAQVLGVNDEYICRTFPDVTKFWGSRDVLGLGHWGKTDLNTPPVYLLPTEFESHIQEGYQATATLNQGEIRDPATGNYCRWRYEIQPIYYWGNQNSIQQSTAGWMSSLQIFEPGWQILMAHGVASGSIDWNGKIYEFSNAPAYKEKNWGGAFPQKWFWLNCNSFDGEPDLALTAGGGKRGVLWWMESVAMIGLHYQGQFYEFVPWNAKVEWDIQPWGRWQMRARNLDYEIELTGTTHLPGTLLRAPTANGLLFCCRDTMQGKLDLELRKLSNKKSQTILKAQSSVCGLEIGGGSWNNSWQSS from the coding sequence ATGTTAACTATTCCCCTAAATCTTCTTCACTCAACCCAAACGCCTCATAGTGGATATCATTGGGATGGTAGCAGTCGCCGCTTCTTTGAAGGCTGGTATGATCGCGTAACTTTACCCGATTGTGGTCAAACCTTCGCCTTTATGTACTCTATCGAAGATCCCATTGGTGGTAAACCCCATAGCGGTGGTGCAGCCCAAGTCCTGGGGGTGAATGATGAGTATATCTGCCGTACTTTTCCTGATGTGACAAAATTTTGGGGTAGTCGAGATGTCCTCGGATTAGGTCATTGGGGTAAAACCGACCTCAACACCCCACCAGTGTATCTCCTCCCGACGGAGTTTGAAAGTCATATTCAAGAAGGCTATCAAGCTACAGCTACCTTAAATCAGGGAGAGATTCGTGATCCCGCCACTGGTAATTATTGCCGTTGGCGGTACGAAATTCAGCCGATCTACTACTGGGGAAATCAAAATAGTATTCAGCAATCAACTGCTGGTTGGATGTCATCTTTACAGATTTTTGAACCTGGATGGCAAATTTTAATGGCTCACGGCGTAGCCAGTGGTTCAATAGATTGGAATGGCAAAATCTATGAATTTAGCAACGCGCCAGCTTACAAAGAGAAAAATTGGGGCGGTGCTTTTCCGCAAAAATGGTTTTGGTTAAACTGTAATAGCTTTGATGGCGAACCCGATTTGGCTTTAACGGCTGGCGGTGGTAAGCGCGGAGTGTTGTGGTGGATGGAATCTGTCGCTATGATTGGGTTGCACTATCAAGGCCAGTTTTATGAATTCGTTCCCTGGAATGCAAAAGTAGAATGGGACATTCAGCCCTGGGGTAGATGGCAAATGCGCGCGAGAAACTTAGATTATGAAATTGAATTAACTGGAACCACGCATTTACCTGGTACACTCCTGCGTGCGCCGACAGCAAATGGTTTGTTATTCTGTTGTCGGGACACCATGCAAGGAAAACTAGATTTGGAGTTACGAAAATTAAGCAATAAAAAATCTCAAACAATCCTGAAAGCACAAAGTTCTGTTTGTGGTTTAGAAATAGGTGGGGGTTCTTGGAATAATTCTTGGCAGTCTAGCTAA
- a CDS encoding YdcF family protein, whose product MVFALPLLMWLGYQESKIESLQPQAVLVLGGSTSHLERERFTANFVREHPSLPIWISGGSPPRSTQNVFAKAGVDPKRLHLDYEAVDTVTNFTTLVDELQAQGIKSVYLITSEFHMRRARVVGEIVLGSRGIQFKPVPVPSKNMREPVDKSIRDGARALIWVATGYTGAEHSKKQ is encoded by the coding sequence ATGGTTTTCGCCCTACCTCTATTAATGTGGTTGGGATACCAGGAATCGAAAATTGAAAGTTTGCAACCCCAAGCAGTCTTAGTCTTGGGTGGTTCTACGTCACATCTAGAACGAGAGAGATTTACAGCCAATTTTGTCCGCGAGCATCCAAGTTTACCAATTTGGATTTCTGGTGGTAGTCCACCTAGATCAACTCAAAATGTGTTTGCCAAGGCTGGAGTTGATCCAAAACGATTACACCTGGATTATGAAGCTGTAGATACTGTTACCAATTTTACTACACTAGTCGATGAGTTGCAAGCTCAAGGTATTAAGAGTGTTTATTTAATTACTTCTGAGTTCCATATGCGCCGCGCTCGTGTTGTGGGCGAGATAGTTTTGGGGAGTCGGGGTATTCAATTCAAACCTGTGCCAGTACCTTCAAAAAATATGCGTGAACCCGTGGATAAATCTATCCGTGATGGAGCTAGAGCTTTAATTTGGGTGGCTACTGGTTACACGGGTGCAGAACATAGCAAAAAACAGTGA
- a CDS encoding DUF2288 domain-containing protein — MSDLRTELTEILDEAEWDWLIPHVQRDAVIVVAQDLDLLDVGVAIASDQISSVQQWIDQQLMAKPSETQMGNWNSDRHKRFQTLIIQPYVLVKEMAASD; from the coding sequence ATGTCGGATTTAAGAACAGAACTAACAGAAATTCTGGATGAGGCTGAGTGGGATTGGCTAATTCCTCATGTACAACGTGATGCGGTGATTGTGGTAGCGCAGGATTTAGACTTGCTGGATGTGGGAGTGGCGATCGCCAGTGATCAAATTTCATCGGTGCAACAGTGGATTGATCAGCAATTGATGGCTAAACCTTCAGAGACACAAATGGGAAATTGGAATAGCGATCGCCACAAACGATTTCAGACTCTGATTATTCAGCCCTATGTTCTAGTCAAAGAAATGGCTGCATCAGACTAG
- a CDS encoding 1-acylglycerol-3-phosphate O-acyltransferase, which produces MTRERQPLISLALYHAFKWSIVSPMLHTYFRGRIYGVENVPKSGKLVVVSNHASYFDPPIVSNCVRRPVAYMAKEELFEVPVLAQAIKLYGAYPVSRGSGDRNSIRAALEYLENGWAVGVFLEGTRTPDGRITDPKRGAALLAAKAQAPFLPVSLWGSDKILQKGSAIPRAVPLTIRIGKLIDPPSSTNKAELQAVTHQCATAINELHDLGR; this is translated from the coding sequence GTGACCAGAGAACGCCAACCTTTAATCAGTCTGGCACTATACCACGCTTTTAAGTGGTCGATTGTCAGCCCTATGCTTCATACTTACTTTCGGGGGCGAATTTATGGGGTGGAAAATGTCCCCAAATCAGGAAAACTAGTAGTAGTGAGTAATCATGCTAGTTACTTTGATCCGCCGATTGTCTCTAATTGTGTCCGTCGTCCAGTGGCGTACATGGCCAAGGAAGAGTTATTTGAAGTCCCAGTTTTGGCACAAGCAATTAAATTGTATGGTGCTTACCCGGTGAGTCGGGGTAGTGGCGATCGCAATTCTATACGCGCCGCCCTGGAGTATCTGGAAAATGGCTGGGCTGTAGGTGTTTTCTTAGAAGGTACTCGCACTCCAGATGGTAGAATTACAGATCCGAAAAGAGGGGCTGCACTATTGGCGGCGAAGGCTCAAGCACCATTCTTACCCGTGAGTTTATGGGGTTCTGACAAGATATTACAAAAAGGTTCGGCTATCCCTCGTGCAGTTCCCTTAACTATTCGGATTGGCAAATTAATTGATCCGCCCAGTTCTACTAATAAAGCAGAATTACAAGCTGTGACACATCAGTGTGCGACAGCAATTAATGAGTTACATGATTTAGGACGCTAA
- a CDS encoding DUF433 domain-containing protein, with translation MTTVSNGQPGIIRTERGLIIAGTRITLYDVMDYLKAEYPSKLIREKLGLNDEQVNLALAYIEAHNSEMAAEYQNFLQNGEEIRQYWQEKNRERFATIAAMPNKVGQEALRAKLQSWKERIASLS, from the coding sequence ATGACAACCGTATCCAACGGACAACCAGGTATTATTCGTACAGAACGGGGACTAATTATCGCCGGAACACGTATTACTTTGTACGATGTGATGGACTATCTCAAAGCCGAATATCCATCTAAGTTGATTCGTGAAAAGCTGGGACTAAATGATGAGCAGGTGAACTTGGCTTTAGCCTACATAGAAGCTCATAATTCTGAAATGGCAGCCGAGTATCAAAATTTTCTCCAAAATGGAGAGGAAATTCGACAATATTGGCAAGAGAAAAACCGCGAAAGATTTGCGACAATTGCAGCTATGCCGAATAAAGTTGGTCAGGAAGCTCTACGCGCAAAACTCCAATCTTGGAAAGAGCGCATTGCATCCCTATCATGA
- the fabD gene encoding ACP S-malonyltransferase, producing MTKTAWVFPGQGSQALGMGIDLLDIPSAKDKFAQAEAILGWSVIDLCQSEEEKLSRTLYTQPSLYVVESILADILRERGHKPDVVAGHSLGEYIALYIAGVFEWSAGLHLVKRRAELMDSAAGGMMAALMNFDREQLETVLAQTPDAVLANDNSPAQVVISGTPEAVREVMSQVKAKRAIPLRTSGAFHSPFMAAAAAEFQDILESVEFQPVVVPVMSNVDPFPSTDAKILKQRLSQQMTGSVRWREISLQLPTDGIEEVVEIGPGNVLTNLIKRTTPDLILKNVRNAAELPA from the coding sequence ATGACTAAAACTGCATGGGTGTTTCCCGGACAAGGTTCTCAAGCGCTGGGAATGGGAATTGACTTATTAGATATACCAAGTGCTAAAGATAAATTTGCCCAAGCTGAAGCGATTTTGGGCTGGTCTGTAATCGACTTATGTCAAAGCGAAGAAGAAAAGTTATCACGGACGCTCTATACACAGCCAAGTCTTTATGTGGTAGAAAGCATCCTGGCTGATATCCTCCGGGAACGGGGACATAAACCAGATGTAGTCGCTGGTCACAGTTTGGGTGAATACATTGCCCTTTATATTGCAGGTGTGTTTGAGTGGTCGGCTGGATTACATCTAGTCAAGCGTCGGGCTGAACTCATGGATAGTGCCGCCGGTGGAATGATGGCGGCTTTGATGAACTTTGACCGTGAACAGTTAGAAACAGTTCTAGCTCAGACACCAGATGCAGTTTTGGCAAATGATAACAGTCCGGCTCAGGTGGTGATTTCTGGGACTCCAGAAGCTGTACGAGAAGTCATGTCTCAAGTGAAAGCCAAACGTGCTATACCCTTAAGAACTTCTGGAGCATTTCACTCACCCTTTATGGCGGCGGCGGCGGCGGAGTTCCAAGACATTTTAGAATCAGTGGAATTTCAGCCAGTTGTTGTACCAGTAATGTCTAATGTAGATCCATTTCCATCTACTGATGCGAAGATTCTCAAGCAGCGCCTCAGCCAACAAATGACCGGTTCAGTCCGCTGGCGAGAAATTTCTCTGCAATTACCAACAGATGGTATTGAGGAAGTAGTGGAAATTGGCCCAGGTAATGTGCTAACTAATTTGATTAAACGTACCACTCCTGATTTAATCTTAAAAAATGTCCGTAATGCTGCGGAATTGCCAGCATAG
- a CDS encoding beta-ketoacyl-ACP synthase 3, whose protein sequence is MEKLGIAITGSGSAVPKSSLTNQAMSEVVETSDEWIATRTGIRQRRLALPSESLTMLATAAASQAIASAGIKATDLDLILLATSTPDDLFGSACQIQAELGAKNAVAFDLTAACSGFVFGLVTAAQYIKTGVYQNVLLIGADILSRWVDWQDRRTCVLFGDGAGAVVLQANQSDRLLGFSLKSDGTQNRYLNLAYAPSAQELLPDVNITKGTYQPITMNGKEVYRFAVQKVPEIIDKALFQANLTVDQIDWLVLHQANQRIIDSVAQRLNIPENKVISNLANYGNTSAASIPLALDEAVRQGKIKPNDIIAASGFGAGLTWGAAIFQWGR, encoded by the coding sequence GTGGAAAAGTTAGGCATAGCAATTACAGGAAGCGGCTCGGCAGTCCCAAAAAGTTCCCTCACTAACCAGGCGATGAGTGAAGTGGTGGAAACTTCAGACGAGTGGATTGCTACCAGAACCGGAATTCGTCAACGGCGTTTGGCACTACCATCTGAGTCTTTGACTATGCTTGCTACTGCTGCTGCTAGTCAGGCGATCGCATCTGCCGGAATTAAAGCCACAGACCTGGACTTGATTTTGCTGGCGACATCCACCCCTGATGATTTATTTGGCAGTGCTTGTCAAATTCAGGCTGAATTAGGAGCAAAAAACGCAGTAGCTTTTGATTTGACAGCTGCTTGCTCTGGTTTTGTATTTGGGTTAGTCACAGCTGCCCAATATATCAAAACAGGTGTCTATCAAAATGTACTGTTGATTGGGGCAGATATCCTCTCTCGCTGGGTAGATTGGCAAGATCGGCGGACTTGTGTTTTATTCGGCGATGGTGCTGGGGCGGTAGTATTGCAAGCGAATCAAAGCGATCGCCTATTAGGATTTTCCTTAAAAAGCGATGGTACGCAAAACCGTTACCTCAATCTTGCTTATGCCCCCTCTGCCCAAGAATTGCTCCCAGATGTCAATATCACCAAAGGCACTTACCAGCCCATAACCATGAACGGCAAAGAAGTCTACCGCTTTGCAGTCCAAAAAGTCCCAGAAATTATTGATAAAGCATTATTTCAAGCTAATCTCACTGTTGACCAAATAGATTGGCTAGTATTACATCAAGCAAATCAGCGGATTATTGATTCCGTTGCCCAGCGCCTAAATATTCCAGAAAACAAAGTAATTAGCAATCTTGCCAATTACGGCAATACCTCCGCCGCCTCTATTCCCCTAGCGCTAGATGAAGCCGTGCGCCAAGGCAAAATTAAACCTAATGACATCATCGCTGCATCTGGCTTTGGTGCCGGACTCACTTGGGGCGCAGCCATCTTTCAATGGGGAAGATAA
- the plsX gene encoding phosphate acyltransferase PlsX — MGSTCVRIAIDAMGGDHAPGEIVAGALRASEELGVKVLLVGDPQQIAAALPPKTNLERVEIVPAEEAIAMDEEPLNAVRRKRKASINVAMNLVKQQQADAVFSAGHSGAAMAAALLRLGRLPGIDRPAIGTVFPTIKAGKPVLILDVGANVDSRPKFLEQFAVMGSIYSQYVLGVPKPDVGLLNIGEEDTKGNEVALRAHQLLRENSQINFIGNAEGRDVLSGNFDVIVCDGFVGNVLLKFAEAVGEVILQILREELPQGLHGQIGTAILKPNLKRVKQRMDHAEHGGALLLGVAGVCFIGHGSSQAPSIFNAIRMAKEAVDNQVLQRLQSQYEILQQETS, encoded by the coding sequence ATGGGATCGACTTGCGTAAGGATAGCAATTGACGCAATGGGAGGGGATCATGCACCCGGTGAAATCGTTGCTGGCGCACTGCGCGCAAGTGAAGAATTGGGTGTGAAAGTATTACTAGTTGGTGATCCCCAACAAATTGCAGCTGCCCTGCCCCCAAAAACCAATTTGGAGCGGGTAGAGATCGTTCCTGCTGAGGAAGCGATCGCAATGGATGAGGAGCCTTTGAATGCAGTTAGACGCAAACGCAAGGCTTCTATTAATGTGGCAATGAATTTAGTCAAGCAGCAACAGGCAGATGCCGTGTTTTCTGCGGGACACTCTGGGGCAGCTATGGCAGCAGCTTTGCTTCGCCTCGGACGATTGCCAGGAATTGACCGCCCTGCCATTGGCACGGTTTTTCCCACAATCAAAGCTGGAAAACCAGTACTGATACTTGATGTTGGTGCCAATGTAGACTCCCGCCCTAAGTTTTTAGAGCAGTTTGCTGTCATGGGGTCAATATATAGCCAGTATGTCTTGGGTGTTCCCAAACCTGACGTAGGTTTGTTGAATATTGGTGAAGAAGATACTAAAGGGAATGAAGTAGCACTGCGCGCCCACCAACTACTCAGGGAAAATTCCCAAATTAATTTTATTGGTAATGCTGAAGGGCGTGATGTCCTTTCCGGTAACTTTGATGTGATTGTCTGCGATGGCTTTGTGGGCAATGTGTTATTAAAATTTGCCGAAGCAGTGGGTGAAGTGATTTTGCAAATCTTACGGGAAGAATTACCCCAAGGATTGCACGGTCAAATCGGGACAGCAATTTTAAAACCTAACCTGAAGCGAGTTAAACAGCGCATGGATCACGCAGAACATGGTGGGGCTTTGCTTTTAGGCGTTGCCGGAGTCTGTTTTATTGGTCACGGTAGCTCTCAAGCTCCTTCTATTTTTAATGCCATTCGTATGGCAAAAGAAGCTGTAGACAATCAGGTGCTGCAAAGACTTCAGTCCCAATATGAAATTCTACAGCAGGAAACCAGTTAG